A single window of Colletes latitarsis isolate SP2378_abdomen chromosome 4, iyColLati1, whole genome shotgun sequence DNA harbors:
- the LOC143341157 gene encoding zinc finger matrin-type protein 5, which yields MGKRYYCAYCDRSFKDDPEARKKHLSSLQHAKNRADHYNMYKDPEIILKEECAKTPCKRYLTIGDCAFGLGCRFSHYTPHMIWELQHLVETRNQSRSQFTPENGWPNPDDIIKEYFEPNANSSGSEELNYPTWYRPLEMHDYAMLPPSLWPITPESLANTSTFKEWG from the exons CAGAAGCTAGAAAAAAACACCTTTCGAGTTTGCAACATGCAAAAAATCGCGCAGATCATTACAATATGTACAAAG acccagaaattatattaaagGAAGAATGTGCAAAAACGCCATGTAAACGTTATTTAACCATCGGTGATTGTGCATTCGGTCTTGGATGCAGATTTTCCCATTACACACCTCACATGATATGGGAACTACAACATCTTG TTGAAACAAGAAACCAGTCAAGATCACAGTTTACGCCTGAAAATGGCTGGCCGAATCCTGACGATATTATTAAAGAATATTTTGAACCTAATGCAAATTCAAGCGGTTCAGAGGAACTTAATTATCCCACGTGGTATAGACCACTGGAAATGCACGATTATGCAATGTTACCACCATCGTTATGGCCTATTACGCCAGAAAGCCTAGCAAATACCTCAACTTTTAAAGAATGGGGTTAA